DNA sequence from the Deinococcus sedimenti genome:
GAGCCACACCCCGACTCGCAGGCAGCTGATCCAAGCCAGGATGACCAGCCCGAACAGGCGTTCCAGTCGGGCCGGCCGGGTGATGCCCGTACGTTCCAGATCAAACCCGCGGACCTTGAGGCTTGCGAACGTGCACTCGACCGACCAGCGAGCCCGGTACAGGACACAGGTGTCCCAGACGCTGAAATCCGTCGCGAT
Encoded proteins:
- a CDS encoding transposase, whose protein sequence is IATDFSVWDTCVLYRARWSVECTFASLKVRGFDLERTGITRPARLERLFGLVILAWISCLRVGVWLQTQVPIKVKAHGRSAMSLVRYGAERLGHALRWNLPELPELIRLLSTPFHAPGAV